The Planctomycetaceae bacterium genome has a window encoding:
- a CDS encoding Gfo/Idh/MocA family oxidoreductase produces MASNDVITWGLIGCGGFGQFTLESVSSLPFIQPVGAADVVQPAADAAAERFGIRAYDSPQALLADETIQMVHIASPPSSHYELALAALNAGKHVLCEKPLALNTDQADRLLQASATAGTICPVNFVMRYVPVTEAVKAVIDSGRLGKVLSARLTNCASDSNLPAEHWFWNRDVSGGIFIEHGVHFFDLYEYWLGKGQIDSASAQTREGTNQQDRVTCTAIHDGGTIASHYHGFDQIAPLDRTDHRLVLETGDIRVDGWIPLKLTIDAAVDDAAIDELTRCCGGGADVTVMETLDDRELVGRGKRRHLTRRIHLEYAPFTDKFALYAQAVRDLVSDQIAFVNGSGRRRISENNGRRAVALAQAATRMAEKSGRS; encoded by the coding sequence ATGGCCAGTAATGACGTCATCACCTGGGGACTCATCGGTTGCGGCGGGTTCGGGCAGTTTACGCTGGAGTCGGTCAGTTCGCTGCCATTCATACAGCCCGTCGGCGCCGCCGACGTGGTGCAGCCTGCCGCCGACGCGGCGGCTGAACGCTTCGGCATCCGCGCCTACGACAGCCCGCAGGCGCTGCTGGCCGATGAGACCATCCAGATGGTCCACATCGCCTCGCCCCCCTCGAGCCATTACGAACTGGCCCTGGCGGCCCTCAACGCCGGAAAGCACGTCCTCTGCGAAAAGCCCCTGGCACTGAACACCGATCAGGCCGACCGCCTCCTTCAGGCGTCCGCCACGGCCGGGACCATCTGCCCGGTCAACTTCGTCATGCGGTACGTGCCGGTGACCGAGGCGGTCAAGGCCGTCATCGACAGCGGACGGCTGGGCAAGGTCCTCTCGGCGCGGCTGACGAACTGCGCCTCCGACAGCAATCTGCCGGCCGAGCACTGGTTCTGGAACCGCGATGTTTCCGGCGGGATCTTCATCGAGCACGGCGTACACTTCTTCGACCTGTACGAGTACTGGCTGGGCAAGGGGCAGATCGACAGCGCCTCGGCGCAGACTCGCGAGGGCACCAACCAGCAGGACCGCGTCACCTGCACGGCGATCCACGACGGCGGGACCATCGCCAGCCACTACCACGGCTTCGACCAGATCGCCCCCCTCGACCGCACCGACCACCGCCTGGTGCTGGAGACCGGCGACATCCGCGTCGACGGCTGGATCCCGCTGAAGCTGACGATAGACGCCGCTGTCGACGACGCGGCGATAGACGAATTGACACGCTGCTGCGGCGGCGGCGCCGACGTGACGGTGATGGAGACGCTGGATGATCGCGAGCTTGTCGGCCGCGGAAAACGCCGGCACCTGACGCGCCGCATCCACCTGGAGTACGCCCCCTTTACGGATAAATTCGCCCTGTACGCCCAGGCCGTTCGCGACCTGGTGAGCGACCAGATCGCCTTCGTCAACGGTAGCGGCCGGCGTCGTATCAGCGAGAACAACGGCCGACGGGCGGTGGCGTTGGCGCAGGCGGCGACGCGGATGGCGGAAAAGTCGGGGCGTTCTTGA
- the secA gene encoding preprotein translocase subunit SecA — MIKILGKIFIKLIGGTRNERLVRSRLYYVRQRINPLEEQIRALSPEALRAKTDEFKQRFAAGESRERIKPEAFAVVREASRRAQNHRQFDVQLVAGMVLDEGAIAEEATGEGKTIACYPAMYMAVLEGLKVHLVTHNDYLVRVGADFATPIMNLLGVSVGFITADMPAYGPEAAARQASYACDITYGTNSEYGFDFLRDNMKMSVAEQVQGRLDFAIIDEVDSILIDEARTPLIISGPAYGQTDRYRKADAVAREVIKRNRPWDQANKRVEAIKRELGSLEGELGKLKGDERKKIENRLDAKQAELEEAQADEARHDKLYEVQMDKKSVHLTHEGVSVAQDIAGVGSFYVGANMEWPHLMQQSLQAHLVYELDKDYVVRDGTVVIVDQFTGRLMEGREWSDGLHQAVEAKEHVTIKEENQTLATITLQNFFKLYKKLAGMTGTAMTEAGEFRKIYKLDVITVPTHRPVNRVDHEDRIYAEIDSKFDAVVEEIHEYSMKGRPVLVGTTSIEKSEHLSTLLQRRYGIEHRVLNGRIQDALVEGEIVKLAGLQHPLKKDSKQMVGNVTIATNMAGRGTDIKLGQGVVWENCKVPPAEKLTELGVAFDPLYPPGVTKCCINCQQYNPATDCAHCFKPKIDKDFPLRGRTDCRVVVPCGLHIVATERHEARRIDNQLRGRAGRQGDPGSSRFFLSLRDELLAIFAGEWTLKVLGWLGLQGQEAIEHPRVSKGIERAQKKVEERNFDIRKNLLEYDEVMDFQRRAFYSQRQRILEGRDLEGLLMDMIAPTVSEGVANYLDPSYHRRGIAEWAATTLQINITPDQVKADTPEELPNLEADLRRLAKDEAVNVITTTLGEYMDEEADPKEWDLRGLSSWAMSRFGVQLSQNQLRKMQPHEVDEALQEAAAERIDKLDISEVERYLKADLGKEALVAWAADKFSIAVTLEELGETPETASKLLIAKLNDAYRRREIEYPVEYALDMTVAKAGTENVYALKDLVDWANAKYEAALTVEELQGKSIQSIHQRLVELSRQWNEGGRLEQAVRAALGSDPSKEKAIEFAARRFGAELSEADFDSDIIGRVIHAGRTYLRREMTELERYVFLQIYDSAWKDHLLAMDHLKSGIGLRGYAEQDPRVAYKREGSALFNEMMEAVRDRVSSMIFKVRLAAGEEVSSVYQVSSAAHEQLAGFGHLSGEGQRAGEDQKVLTIRRDEPKVGRNDPCPCGSGKKYKKCHGIGKD; from the coding sequence ATGATCAAGATTCTCGGCAAAATCTTTATCAAGCTCATCGGCGGCACGCGCAACGAGCGCCTCGTGCGATCGCGGCTGTATTATGTGCGCCAGCGGATCAACCCGCTGGAGGAGCAGATCCGCGCCCTGAGCCCGGAGGCGCTGCGGGCCAAGACCGACGAGTTCAAGCAGCGCTTCGCCGCCGGCGAGTCGCGCGAGCGGATCAAGCCCGAGGCCTTCGCCGTCGTCCGCGAGGCCAGCCGCCGCGCCCAGAACCACCGCCAGTTCGACGTGCAGCTTGTGGCCGGCATGGTCCTGGACGAGGGCGCCATCGCCGAAGAGGCCACCGGCGAAGGCAAAACCATCGCCTGCTACCCGGCGATGTACATGGCCGTGCTCGAAGGGCTCAAGGTCCACCTCGTCACGCACAACGACTACCTCGTCCGCGTCGGCGCCGACTTCGCCACGCCGATCATGAATCTGCTGGGCGTCAGCGTCGGGTTCATCACCGCCGACATGCCCGCCTACGGTCCCGAGGCCGCCGCGCGGCAGGCGTCGTACGCCTGCGACATCACCTACGGCACCAACAGCGAGTACGGCTTCGACTTCCTGCGCGACAACATGAAGATGTCCGTCGCCGAGCAGGTGCAGGGGCGGCTGGACTTCGCCATCATCGACGAAGTCGACAGCATCCTGATCGACGAGGCCCGCACGCCGCTGATTATCTCCGGTCCGGCGTACGGCCAGACCGACCGCTACCGCAAGGCCGACGCCGTCGCCCGCGAGGTCATCAAGCGCAACCGCCCGTGGGACCAGGCCAACAAGCGCGTCGAGGCGATCAAGCGAGAGCTCGGCTCGCTCGAGGGCGAACTGGGCAAGCTCAAGGGCGACGAGCGTAAGAAGATCGAAAACCGCCTCGACGCCAAGCAGGCGGAGCTCGAAGAGGCCCAGGCCGACGAGGCGCGCCACGACAAGCTCTACGAAGTGCAGATGGACAAGAAGTCCGTCCACCTCACGCACGAGGGCGTCAGCGTGGCCCAGGACATCGCCGGCGTGGGCAGCTTCTACGTCGGGGCCAACATGGAATGGCCGCACCTGATGCAGCAGTCGCTCCAGGCGCACCTGGTCTACGAGCTCGACAAGGACTACGTCGTCCGCGACGGCACGGTGGTGATCGTCGACCAGTTCACCGGCCGACTGATGGAAGGGCGCGAGTGGTCGGACGGGCTCCACCAGGCCGTCGAGGCCAAGGAACACGTCACCATCAAGGAAGAGAACCAGACGCTGGCGACGATCACGCTGCAGAACTTCTTCAAGCTCTACAAGAAGCTCGCCGGCATGACCGGCACGGCGATGACCGAGGCCGGCGAGTTCCGCAAGATCTACAAGCTCGACGTGATCACCGTGCCCACGCACCGCCCGGTCAACCGCGTCGACCACGAAGACCGCATCTACGCCGAGATCGATTCCAAGTTCGACGCCGTCGTCGAGGAGATTCACGAGTACTCGATGAAAGGCCGCCCCGTCCTGGTCGGCACCACCAGCATCGAGAAGTCCGAGCACCTGAGCACCCTGCTCCAGCGGCGCTACGGCATCGAGCACCGCGTCCTCAACGGGCGCATCCAGGACGCCCTGGTCGAGGGCGAGATCGTCAAACTGGCCGGTCTGCAGCACCCGCTCAAGAAAGACTCCAAACAGATGGTCGGCAACGTGACCATCGCCACGAACATGGCCGGGCGCGGCACCGACATCAAGCTCGGCCAGGGCGTCGTGTGGGAAAACTGCAAGGTGCCGCCGGCCGAGAAGCTCACCGAACTGGGCGTGGCGTTCGACCCGCTCTACCCGCCGGGCGTGACCAAGTGCTGCATCAACTGCCAGCAGTACAACCCCGCCACCGACTGCGCCCACTGCTTCAAGCCCAAGATCGACAAGGATTTTCCCCTCCGCGGCCGCACCGACTGCCGCGTCGTGGTCCCCTGCGGGCTGCACATTGTGGCCACCGAGCGCCACGAGGCGCGGCGCATCGACAATCAGCTTCGCGGGCGAGCCGGCCGCCAGGGCGACCCGGGCTCGAGCCGCTTCTTCCTGTCGCTGCGGGACGAGCTGCTGGCGATCTTCGCCGGCGAGTGGACGCTCAAGGTGCTGGGATGGCTGGGCCTGCAGGGTCAGGAGGCCATCGAGCACCCGCGCGTGAGCAAGGGCATCGAGCGGGCGCAGAAGAAGGTCGAGGAACGCAACTTCGACATCCGAAAGAATCTGCTCGAATACGACGAGGTCATGGACTTCCAGCGGCGGGCGTTCTATTCGCAACGCCAGCGCATCCTCGAAGGGCGCGACCTTGAAGGCCTCCTGATGGACATGATCGCCCCGACCGTGTCCGAGGGCGTGGCCAACTATCTCGACCCCAGCTACCACCGCCGCGGTATCGCCGAGTGGGCCGCCACCACCCTGCAGATCAACATCACGCCCGACCAGGTCAAGGCCGACACGCCCGAAGAACTGCCCAACCTCGAAGCAGACCTGCGCCGCCTGGCCAAGGACGAGGCCGTCAACGTCATCACCACGACCCTGGGCGAATACATGGACGAAGAGGCCGACCCCAAGGAGTGGGATCTCCGCGGCCTCTCGAGCTGGGCCATGAGCCGCTTCGGCGTTCAGCTTTCGCAGAACCAGCTCCGCAAGATGCAGCCGCACGAGGTGGACGAGGCCCTTCAGGAGGCCGCCGCCGAACGCATCGACAAGCTCGACATCTCCGAAGTCGAACGCTACCTCAAAGCAGACCTGGGCAAAGAGGCCCTGGTTGCCTGGGCGGCTGACAAGTTCTCCATCGCCGTCACCCTGGAAGAACTCGGCGAGACGCCCGAGACCGCCTCGAAGTTGCTCATTGCCAAACTCAACGACGCCTACCGGCGCCGCGAGATCGAGTACCCCGTCGAATACGCCCTGGACATGACGGTCGCCAAGGCCGGCACCGAGAACGTCTACGCCCTCAAGGACCTGGTCGACTGGGCCAACGCCAAGTACGAGGCCGCCCTGACGGTCGAGGAGCTCCAGGGCAAGAGCATCCAGTCCATTCACCAGCGGCTGGTGGAGCTGTCGCGCCAGTGGAACGAAGGCGGGCGGCTGGAACAGGCGGTCCGCGCCGCCCTGGGCAGCGACCCGAGCAAAGAAAAGGCCATCGAGTTCGCCGCACGCCGCTTCGGCGCCGAGCTGAGCGAGGCGGATTTTGACAGCGATATCATCGGCCGCGTGATCCACGCCGGCCGAACGTATCTGCGTCGCGAGATGACCGAGCTGGAGCGGTACGTCTTTCTGCAGATTTACGACAGCGCGTGGAAAGACCACCTGCTGGCGATGGACCATCTTAAGAGCGGCATCGGCCTGCGCGGCTACGCCGAGCAGGACCCGCGCGTGGCATACAAGCGCGAGGGTTCGGCGCTGTTCAACGAGATGATGGAAGCCGTGCGCGACCGCGTCAGCTCGATGATCTTCAAAGTTCGCCTGGCCGCCGGCGAAGAAGTCTCCAGCGTGTACCAGGTTTCGTCGGCGGCGCACGAGCAGTTGGCGGGCTTCGGGCACCT